Proteins found in one Crassostrea angulata isolate pt1a10 chromosome 3, ASM2561291v2, whole genome shotgun sequence genomic segment:
- the LOC128175729 gene encoding galectin-8-like translates to MPLTSKLPSGSKIGKTIRIRGMCSGQDGFSINLMDDRENIYFHFNPRPREKSVISNSCFGSWGKEEKRYLEKFPFLPFQYFDASFVLMEDKFTVFVNDEHLVDFTHRGNPDNISVLGIKGSVHILETEYLGSMYTMMEVESGLEKGDIFVLNGMVTENGNVFAVNFLSGQSVDGDIALHLNPRVETREMVLNSRIGGTWQEEEKVTLPGEFSYGKPFQNKVETKKKKFKISLNGKTLTKYKVRGPIEDIKAVNVSGKVFVLETLLMKKLTTPVFGKVIPILIFNLTSC, encoded by the exons ATGCCACTAACTTCAAAACTTCCTAGCGGATCAAAAATAGGAAAGACAATCAGAATCCGTGGCATGTGCTCTGGACAAGACGG ATTTTCGATAAATTTGATGGACGACAGAGAGAAcatttactttcattttaatcCTCGCCCACGAGAGAAGTCTGTCATAAGTAATTCTTGTTTTGGAAGCTGgggaaaagaagaaaaaagatactTAGAAAAGTTTCCTTTCCTTCcatttcagtactttgatgctTCGTTTGTCCTAATGGAAGACAAATTTACA GTATTTGTAAATGATGAGCACCTCGTTGATTTCACACATCGTGGGAATCCTGACAACATTTCTGTTCTTGGTATCAAAGGTAGTGTTCATATTTTGGAGACAGAATATCTAGGATCTATG TATACTATGATGGAAGTTGAATCTGGTCTGGAAAAGGGAGACATCTTCGTACTGAATGGAATGGTAACTGAAAACGGAAACGT ATTTGCTGTGAATTTTCTAAGCGGGCAATCAGTAGACGGTGACATTGCCCTTCACCTTAACCCTCGAGTAGAGACTCGTGAGATGGTTCTTAACAGCAGGATTGGGGGTACCTGGCAAGAAGAGGAAAAGGTTACTCTACCTGGTGAATTCAGTTACGGCAAACCATTCCAAAACAAAGTGGAAActaagaaaaagaaattcaag ATTTCTTTAAATGGCAAAACACTTACCAAGTACAAAGTACGAGGTCCTATCGAAGACATCAAAGCAGTCAACGTATCTGGCAAAGTATTCGTCTTGGAGACACTTCTGATGAAGAAACTG ACAACGCCCGTATTTGGAAAGGTGATTCCgatacttattttcaatttgacatcatgtTAA
- the LOC128178102 gene encoding galectin-4-like, producing the protein MRIREVGERKDTDKVYWIPGGLFLGLQIIVRGRVPWGTKQFAINISDKKEDGDILLHLNPRPSEGICVRNALIGGNWGDEEKWQPYFPFPNGKYFTLMIEVTNDAFRTMVNGKPFVNFTHRTDFRKGKFLVLREGAVYYDVIYQNRPTMPLTSKLPSGSKIGKTIRIRGMCSGQDGFSINLMDDRENIYFHFNPRPREKSVISNSCFGSWGKEEKRYLEKFPFLPFQYFDASFVLMEDKFTVFVNDEHLVDFTHRGNPDNISVLGIKGSVHILETEYLGSMYTMMEVESGLEKGDIFVLNGMVTENGNVFAVNFLNGQSVDGDIALHLNPRVQTREMVLNSRIGGTWQEEEKVTLPGEFSYGKPFQIKVETKKKKFKISINGKTLTKYKVRGPIEDIKAVNVSGKVFVLETLLMKKLTKPAVEWLPGRLQTGSWVTLQAIPKKNWQQFVINFVCDGKESGDIAFHFNVRKSDRQVFRNSCQNGVWDQEERETPFFPFDSGHASEIVFFVNNDKFMTFVNGQSFIEFKHRLPLERITHLFMDGDCNFYEPEIFV; encoded by the exons ATGAGAATTCGAGAGGTTGGAGAACGGAAG gatACTGACAAGGTATATTGGATTCCGGGAGGCCTTTTTCTGGGCTTACAGATCATAGTGAGAGGTCGAGTTCCATGGGGGACAAAACA attCGCTATCAATATTTCTGATAAAAAGGAGGATGGAGATATCCTATTACATCTGAATCCTCGGCCATCAGAGGGCATTTGCGTACGAAACGCTCTGATTGGTGGAAATTGGGGAGATGAAGAAAAATGGCAGCCGTACTTTCCATTTCCTAATGGGAAATATTTCACTCTAATGATCGAAGTAACAAACGATGCCTTTAGAACAATGGTCAATGGAAAGCCCTTTGTAAATTTCACTCACAGAACAGACTTCAGGAAGGGCAAGTTTCTCGTTCTGCGAGAAGGAGCTGTATACTATGATGTCATATATCAGAACAGacct ACCATGCCACTAACTTCAAAACTTCCTAGCGGATCAAAAATAGGAAAGACAATCAGAATCCGTGGCATGTGCTCTGGACAAGACGG ATTTTCGATAAATTTGATGGACGACAGAGAGAAcatttactttcattttaatcCTCGCCCACGAGAGAAGTCTGTCATAAGTAATTCTTGTTTTGGAAGCTGgggaaaagaagaaaaaagatactTAGAAAAGTTTCCTTTCCTTCcatttcagtactttgatgctTCGTTTGTCCTAATGGAAGACAAATTTACA GTATTTGTAAATGATGAACACCTCGTTGATTTCACACATCGTGGGAATCCTGACAACATTTCTGTTCTTGGTATCAAGGGTAGTGTTCATATTTTGGAGACAGAATATCTAGGATCTATG TATACTATGATGGAAGTTGAATCTGGTCTGGAAAAGGGAGACATCTTCGTACTGAATGGAATGGTAACTGAAAACGGAAACGT ATTTGCTGTGAATTTTCTAAACGGGCAATCAGTAGACGGTGACATTGCCCTTCACCTTAACCCTCGAGTACAGACTCGTGAGATGGTTCTTAACAGCAGGATTGGGGGTACCTGGCAAGAAGAGGAAAAGGTTACTCTACCTGGTGAATTCAGTTACGGCAAACCATTCCAAATCAAAGTGGAAActaagaaaaagaaattcaag ATTTCTATAAATGGCAAAACACTTACCAAGTACAAAGTACGAGGTCCTATCGAAGACATCAAAGCAGTCAACGTATCTGGCAAAGTATTCGTCTTAGAGACACTTCTGATGAAGAAACTG ACAAAGCCCGCTGTGGAGTGGTTACCAGGAAGATTACAGACGGGGAGCTGGGTTACTCTCCAGGCAATTCCTAAAAAGAACTGGCAACA atttgttattaattttgtttgcgATGGGAAGGAAAGTGGAGATATTGCCTTCCATTTCAATGTTCGCAAAAGTGACCGTCAAGTCTTTCGAAATTCATGTCAAAATGGCGTGTGGGACCAGGAAGAACGGGAAACTCCCTTTTTTCCTTTTGATTCAGGGCACGCATCTGAGATTGTTTTCTTCGTCAATAACGATAAATTTATG ACCTTTGTCAATGGTCAATCCTTTATTGAATTCAAACATCGCCTGCCTTTGGAGAGAATTACACATCTGTTCATGGATGGAGACTGCAACTTCTACGAAccagaaatatttgtttaa
- the LOC128175282 gene encoding uncharacterized protein LOC128175282, whose protein sequence is MSMKQILEELKMGYAIKRFEEERIDVDNFLSVTDLQLINLGIITIGDRIRLTERVKRNARSSVLESADDLVAITDSNPIASILSHQRKMLFGNKKSKRRHSFPVNHDPEKLDIPKRRKVTRTWTMTVVCLADKESSRVPSSAEKEILFKAGLGTRKIQFLTSDTEADVLKTITSDRSTENGQTIGFPQLNNCGGFELLKCTQNSRELSLIDCEWSVSQLKTYLGSQTKIYIRPVQTSLSTTPIDNNFQIKTEEICKFCNKGFSIRNLRQHVKTCKDKPKTIEVCESDSDDLPDPALNDHGGLWSFLSDANIEFLPAAVDAVDPLGDAVPINASTSVTDVIDEVSQTEGNSNYNEHASSSSSNVYVHTGEEINSSSDSTTSSTQNATVSPTMYQKAETVCLIDSVISSAIDHCLTENITDPVEILRHMQKVIVTGRSLELDDLLNCDSGDTSFIMVDRGNILETAFDEIKSITDKDLRKTLEVNFYNECASDQGGPRKEFFRLVLSAVKEKYFDKGLREHLAKDYVTVGKIMALSILQNGPMPSFLNEDIRIDLFSGKDSSSLCIKNLRTGLDVLGVVKVGSILPMFVHLLNPSTTCLTLKAVTQLLKPHFSEEGSNDRKYENSVYSAFLRYMRSAASGRRGDVSLQHILQFVTGASEEPILGFCHPPSIEFVKPRDDTRFIPTANTCINSLKLPRGTLEIKLPADEELFSLYDYAFLNTFYGLI, encoded by the exons ATGTCGATGAAACAGATATTGGAAGAATTAAAAATGGGATATGCAATTAAACGATTTGAAGAGGAAAGAATCGATGTAGATAACTTTTTAAGTGTAACAGATTTACAATTAATCAACTTAGGAATAATTACGATCGGGGATAGAATCCGACTTACAGAGAGGGTAAAAAGAAACGCAAGAAGTTCCGTTCTGGAAAGCGCGGACGATTTGGTGGCAATAACAGATTCAAATCCAATCGCCTCTATTTTGTCTCACCAAAGAAAAATGCTTTTTGGAAACAAGAAGTCCAAAAGACGCCACAGTTTCCCCGTAAATCATGACCCCGAAAAATTAG ATATCCCAAAACGCCGTAAAGTGACAAGAACTTGGACAATGACTGTTGTTTGTTTGGCAGATAAAGAGTCTTCAAGGGTGCCATCATCTGCAGAGAAAGAAATTCTGTTTAAAGCAGGCCTAGGTACCCGCAAAATACAGTTTTTAACATCTGACACCGAGGCTGATGTTTTAAAGACTATAACTTCAGACAGATCAACAGAAAATGGTCAGACTATTGGATTTCCTCAGCTTAATAACTGTGGTGGGTTTGAACTGCTCAAATGCACCCAAAACAGCAGAGAACTCTCTCTAATTGATTGTGAGTGGTCGGTTTCTCAACTTAAAACATATTTAGGGAGTCAAACCAAGATTTATATACGACCAGTCCAAACAAGTCTCAGTACAACACCAATtgataataattttcaaatcaagACAGAAGAAATTTGCAAGTTTTGCAACAAGGGCTTTTCTATTAGAAATCTGAGACAGCATGTTAAAACCTGCAAGGACAAGCCAAAAACAATAGAGGTATGTGAGAGTGATAGTGATGATCTACCAGATCCTGCTTTAAATGATCATGGTGGCCTTTGGAGTTTTTTAAGTGATGCAAATATAGAGTTTTTGCCTGCAGCAGTGGATGCAGTAGATCCACTTGGTGATGCAGTACCAATAAATGCTTCAACTTCAGTTACAGATGTGATTGATGAAGTATCCCAAACTGAAGGGAATAGCAATTATAATGAACATGCATCTAGTTCTTCTAGTAATGTTTATGTCCATACTGGGGAAGAAATAAATTCCAGCTCTGACAGCACTACAAGTTCCACACAGAATGCTACAGTCTCTCCTACTATGTATCAAAAGGCAGAAACTGTATGTTTGATAGACAGTGTCATATCTAGTGCAATTGATCACTGCCTTACTGAGAACATTACTGATCCAGTGGAAATCCTAAGACATATGCAAAAAGTTATAGTGACTGGAAGAAGTTTGGAACTCGACGATTTATTAAATTGTGATTCAGGAGACACCTCTTTCATCATGGTGGATCGAGGAAATATTTTGGAGACAGcatttgatgaaattaaaaGCATAACAGACAAAGATCTTAGAAAAACATTGGAAGTTAACTTCTACAATGAG tgtGCTTCAGATCAAGGGGGGCCACGTAAAGAATTTTTTCGTCTAGTGCTCAGTGCTGTCAAGGAAAAGTATTTTGACAAAGGTTTGCGAGAACACCTGGCAAAAGATTATGTGACGGTTGGAAAAATTATGG CTTTAAGTATCCTGCAAAATGGACCAATGCCAAGCTTTTTAAATGAGGATATTCGAATTGACCTGTTTTCTGGGAAAGATTCAAGTTCattatgcataaaaaatctAAGGACTGGATTGGATGTTTTGGGAGTAGTCAAG GTTGGAAGCATTTTACCAATGTTTGTACACCTTCTTAATCCCAGCACAACTTGTCTTACATTGAAAGCTGTTACACAGCTACTAAAACCCCATTTTTCAGAAGAGGGTTCAAATGACAGAAAGTATGAAAATAGTGTATATTCAGCATTCTTAAGATATATGCGATCAGCAGCAA GTGGAAGAAGAGGAGATGTTTCACTTCAGCACATACTCCAGTTTGTTACAGGAGCATCTGAAGAGCCCATCCTTGGATTTTGCCACCCTCCCTCCATAGAGTTTGTAAAACCTCGTGATGACACACGCTTTATACCAACAGCAAATACATGCATCAATTCTCTGAAGTTACCACGAGGGACCTTAGAAATCAAATTGCCGGCAGATGAAGAGCTATTTTCTCTGTATGATTATgcctttttaaatacattttatgggCTTATTTGA